In Capsicum annuum cultivar UCD-10X-F1 chromosome 7, UCD10Xv1.1, whole genome shotgun sequence, one genomic interval encodes:
- the LOC107856505 gene encoding calmodulin-like protein 7 — protein MLTISILFLALVFLLGLITTLFNFPSKKLKSWIFSLQTSTKKDTILVEKKSMKTSNSCTNSHINKVELKGIFATFDKNNDGYITHEELKQSLKNIGIFMEDKDIVEMVEKVDTNKDGLIDLDEFYELCHTFLGIKKVVSEDQEDQEKEEEGNLKDAFDVFDYDKDGLISEEELSKVLSSLGLKQGKRLDDCKEMIRNVDVDGDGMVNFDEFKKMMRGGGRLIPIS, from the coding sequence atgtTGACAATTAGCATTCTCTTTCTAGCACTTGTCTTCCTACTTGGTTTAATCACAACCCTTTTCAATTTTCCCTCAAAAAAACTCAAATCATGGATCTTTTCCCTCCAAACTTCAACCAAGAAAGATACAATCTTGGTTGAGAAAAAGAGCATGAAAACTAGTAATAGTTGCACAAATAGCCATATTAACAAGGTTGAGTTAAAGGGTATTTTTGCAACATTTGACAAGAACAATGATGGATACATAACACATGAAGAACTCAAACAATCACTCAAGAATATTGGTATATTCATGGAAGATAAAGATATTGTTGAAATGGTTGAGAAAGTTGATACTAACAAAGATGGTTTGATTGATCTTGATGAGTTTTATGAGTTATGTCATACTTTCTTGGGAATTAAGAAAGTTGTTAGTGAAGATCAAGAAGATCAAGAAAAGGAAGAGGAGGGAAATCTGAAAGATGCATTTGATgtgtttgattatgataaagaTGGATTGATATCTGAAGAAGAATTGAGTAAAGTGTTATCATCTTTGGGGTTGAAACAAGGGAAGAGATTGGATGATTGTAAAGAAATGATTAGGAATGTTGATGTTGATGGTGATGGTATGGTGAATTTTGATGAGTTCAAGAAGATGATGAGAGGTGGTGGAAGGCTTATTCcaatttcttga